One Pongo pygmaeus isolate AG05252 chromosome 10, NHGRI_mPonPyg2-v2.0_pri, whole genome shotgun sequence genomic window carries:
- the TRIAP1 gene encoding TP53-regulated inhibitor of apoptosis 1 — translation MTSECAVVAAATTVAMNSVGEACTDMKREYDQCFNRWFAEKFLKGDSSGDPCTDLFKRYQQCVQKAIKEKEIPIEGLEFMGHGKEKPENSS, via the exons ATGACATCAGAGTGCGCCGTCGTCGCCGCCGCCACCACTGTCGCCATGAACAGTGTGGGGGAGGCATGCACGGACATGAAGCGCGAGTACGACCAGTGCTTCAATCGCTGGTTCGCCGAGAAGTTTCTCAAGGGGGACAGCTCCGGGGACCCGTGCACCGACCTCTTCAAGCGCTACCAGCAGTGTGTTCAG AAAGCaataaaggagaaagagattCCTATTGAAGGACTGGAGTTCATGGGCCATGGCAAAGAAAAGCCTGAAAATTCTTCTTGA